A region from the Gemmatimonadota bacterium genome encodes:
- a CDS encoding alpha-L-fucosidase: MNTAAKTRQTRRDRERIAWWEEARFGMFIHWGVYAIPAGKWKGKAIEGIGEWIMRRAEIPAAEYEQLASQFNPVKFDADAVAKLARDAGMKYLVITAKHHDGFAMYDSQCSDYDIVDATPYGKDIMADLSKACQKYGIRLCFYYSQDQDWHDPNASGNNWDFDPATKDFAYYLENKAKPQVRELLTQYGPIGLIWFDTPVSISLEQSQSLSRLVHGLQPDCLVSGRVGNGVGDYGSLGDNQIPTGRLEGYWETPATLNDIWGYKTDDHNWKSVKTLLHLLVELTSKGVNYLLNIGPRADGSVPQPSVNRLRAIGEWMKTNGEAIYGTKATPYPYEFPWGGITQKGNRLYLLFTTWPGEHFTLLGLRNRVTNATLLADKSAHIDVSQTRDSDCDILTLRLPECPDPNVSVIALELDGAPDVDQTALQQTDGSITMIASMANLHTSETGTQIRIGETGVIQDWFDTSNWIDCDFKVFKPGTFEIRVHTSTLRRVREWTGGHEVRVDIAGSTFRKTITPDVWSDSPKAQYFPEAATIIGQVQLDNPGLYTIEVRAESINKESRAGLSVSAISLTRQ; encoded by the coding sequence ATGAATACCGCAGCAAAAACGCGACAGACCAGACGTGACCGCGAGCGCATTGCATGGTGGGAAGAAGCGCGGTTTGGCATGTTCATTCACTGGGGCGTGTATGCGATTCCCGCGGGCAAATGGAAAGGCAAAGCCATAGAGGGCATCGGAGAATGGATTATGCGCCGCGCTGAAATTCCCGCCGCGGAATACGAACAACTCGCCTCACAATTCAATCCGGTAAAATTCGACGCCGATGCGGTTGCCAAACTCGCGCGGGATGCAGGTATGAAATACCTCGTTATCACGGCAAAACACCACGACGGCTTTGCCATGTATGACTCCCAGTGCAGCGACTACGACATCGTCGATGCCACGCCTTATGGCAAAGATATTATGGCAGACCTATCCAAAGCCTGCCAAAAATACGGCATTCGCCTCTGCTTCTACTATTCTCAAGATCAGGACTGGCACGACCCCAACGCCTCTGGAAACAACTGGGATTTTGATCCCGCGACCAAAGACTTCGCCTATTATCTCGAAAACAAAGCCAAACCCCAGGTGCGCGAGTTGCTCACGCAATATGGGCCTATCGGCCTGATATGGTTCGACACTCCCGTCTCCATTTCCCTGGAACAGAGCCAATCGCTCTCCCGTCTCGTCCACGGTTTGCAACCCGACTGCCTCGTCAGTGGTCGCGTGGGCAATGGCGTAGGGGACTATGGCAGCCTGGGCGACAACCAGATCCCCACCGGTCGCCTCGAAGGCTACTGGGAGACACCCGCCACCCTCAACGATATCTGGGGCTATAAAACCGATGACCACAACTGGAAAAGCGTAAAAACACTGCTCCATCTTCTCGTTGAACTCACCAGCAAAGGCGTCAACTACCTGCTCAACATCGGGCCGCGCGCCGACGGCAGTGTGCCCCAGCCCAGTGTCAATCGCCTTCGCGCCATTGGCGAATGGATGAAAACCAACGGCGAAGCGATCTACGGAACCAAAGCCACGCCATACCCCTATGAATTTCCCTGGGGCGGCATCACGCAAAAAGGCAACCGTCTCTACTTGCTCTTTACCACATGGCCCGGTGAGCATTTCACCCTCCTGGGCCTGCGCAACCGCGTTACAAACGCGACCTTGCTCGCCGATAAAAGCGCGCACATTGACGTCTCTCAAACCCGCGACAGCGATTGCGATATTCTAACATTGCGCCTGCCCGAATGCCCCGACCCAAATGTCTCAGTCATCGCCCTCGAACTCGATGGCGCACCCGATGTCGATCAAACCGCTCTCCAGCAAACCGATGGCTCTATCACCATGATCGCCAGCATGGCAAACTTGCACACGTCCGAGACGGGAACGCAGATCCGCATTGGCGAAACTGGTGTAATTCAAGACTGGTTTGACACATCCAACTGGATCGATTGCGACTTCAAAGTCTTCAAACCCGGCACCTTTGAAATACGCGTTCACACCAGCACGCTCCGCCGCGTCCGCGAATGGACAGGTGGCCATGAAGTACGCGTTGATATTGCGGGCAGTACATTCCGAAAAACCATCACACCCGACGTCTGGAGCGACAGCCCCAAAGCGCAGTATTTCCCCGAAGCCGCAACCATTATCGGCCAGGTCCAACTCGACAACCCCGGCCTTTACACTATCGAAGTCCGCGCCGAATCCATCAACAAAGAATCCCGTGCCGGACTATCCGTCTCAGCCATTTCTCTGACGCGCCAATAA
- a CDS encoding beta-lactamase family protein → MANNTLVVATPQDADMSADQLERAFNLLTAATEAGQIGAASLTVTRHGKEVFARGCGQQHPRTRQPVDADSIFLLASITKPVTACALMILVDRGLISLNDPAIDYLPEYTGGDRPTVKVRHLLSHISGMPDMLPENTSLRQAHTPVAGFVELALQTPLLYKPETDFCYQSMGILLAAEIVERVSGQRLRDFEREEIFAPLGMAQSALGMGNWTLEDLVWCGTDAEEDEEQQSWGWNSPYWRDFGAPWGGMHSTGRDLAILLQTMLNGGTYGDQRIFSCAAVATMTQDQNGALNAPWGIGWGVSGARVWGFWGDLVSRRTFGHTGATGTVAWADAERQLSCVVLTNQMVADGSLLRRVSNAVAAAVEE, encoded by the coding sequence ATGGCAAATAACACACTCGTAGTAGCTACCCCCCAGGACGCCGACATGTCTGCCGACCAACTCGAACGAGCTTTTAACCTGCTCACAGCCGCCACAGAAGCCGGACAAATTGGCGCGGCCTCGCTGACGGTTACACGGCACGGCAAGGAAGTCTTCGCCCGGGGATGCGGGCAACAGCACCCTCGCACACGCCAGCCAGTCGATGCGGACTCGATATTTCTCCTCGCCTCAATCACCAAACCCGTTACAGCCTGCGCGCTGATGATCCTCGTAGATCGGGGGCTGATCTCACTCAACGACCCGGCCATTGATTATCTACCCGAATACACCGGCGGCGACCGCCCCACCGTCAAAGTGCGCCATTTGCTCTCGCACATATCCGGCATGCCCGACATGCTACCCGAAAACACCAGCTTGCGACAGGCGCACACACCCGTAGCTGGCTTCGTAGAACTAGCACTCCAGACGCCCTTGCTCTACAAACCGGAAACCGATTTTTGCTACCAGAGCATGGGCATCTTGCTCGCAGCCGAAATTGTCGAACGAGTCAGTGGACAGCGATTGCGCGACTTCGAGCGCGAGGAGATCTTTGCACCGCTGGGAATGGCGCAAAGCGCATTGGGCATGGGTAATTGGACACTTGAAGACCTGGTATGGTGCGGAACGGACGCCGAAGAGGACGAAGAACAACAAAGCTGGGGTTGGAACTCCCCTTACTGGCGCGACTTTGGAGCGCCGTGGGGCGGCATGCACAGCACCGGACGCGATCTGGCGATCCTATTGCAAACCATGCTCAACGGCGGCACTTATGGCGATCAGCGCATCTTCAGCTGCGCCGCAGTCGCAACAATGACACAAGATCAAAACGGTGCACTCAATGCGCCCTGGGGAATCGGTTGGGGCGTATCCGGAGCGCGGGTGTGGGGCTTTTGGGGCGACCTGGTATCGCGGCGAACCTTCGGACATACCGGAGCGACCGGCACAGTAGCGTGGGCAGACGCCGAGCGTCAACTCAGTTGCGTAGTGCTCACCAACCAGATGGTCGCCGACGGAAGCCTCCTGCGACGGGTTTCCAATGCAGTCGCAGCAGCAGTGGAAGAATAG
- a CDS encoding sulfatase-like hydrolase/transferase, with amino-acid sequence MSEQINLLFILTDDQGYWAMGCAGNSEIRTLNLDLLATTGLRFENFFCASPVCSPARASILTGRIPSQHGVQDFLRAGNSNIYGADDRAIEYLSGQTAYTDILSERGYTCGLSGKWHLGYSEKPQKSFAFWDVHASGAGPYYNPPMIRDGKAYQTSDYVSDLITDNALEFLETQKDADQPFCLNVHYTAPHAPWGREHHPPELFEDYYQNCPFESTPDEPMHPQQLSKTGSSGSLGFTKEERSETLSGYFAAMTAMDANVGRLLDWLEANGLRENTLIAFTSDNGMNMGHHGIYGKGNGTFPPNMFDTSVKVPMLFSHPGRVPEGKVISSLHSHYDIMPTLLDYLNVENPDSDSLPGRSFSALLEGRALDSNDKVVVYDEYGPTRMIRTAEWKYVHRYPYGPHELYDLVNDPDERQNLIAEQKHQPIRESLQADLDTWFVRYADPERDGSREAVMGRGQLDIVGPAAKGRKRFGDDVVFERDNKRRS; translated from the coding sequence ATGTCTGAACAAATCAACTTGCTTTTTATCTTAACAGACGACCAGGGATATTGGGCGATGGGATGTGCGGGCAATTCGGAAATTCGCACGCTAAATCTGGATCTATTGGCCACAACGGGATTGCGCTTTGAGAATTTCTTTTGCGCGTCGCCAGTCTGCTCGCCGGCTCGGGCTTCCATTTTAACGGGCCGCATTCCATCGCAACACGGCGTACAGGATTTTTTGCGGGCAGGCAATTCAAATATTTACGGCGCAGATGATCGGGCTATCGAATATCTATCGGGACAAACAGCATATACAGATATCTTATCTGAACGGGGTTACACGTGTGGTTTAAGTGGCAAATGGCATCTGGGCTATTCGGAAAAACCGCAGAAAAGTTTTGCGTTTTGGGATGTTCACGCAAGTGGCGCGGGACCGTATTACAATCCCCCGATGATTCGCGACGGCAAAGCGTATCAAACATCGGATTACGTGAGCGATCTGATTACAGATAATGCATTGGAATTTTTGGAAACCCAAAAGGACGCAGATCAACCATTCTGCTTAAATGTCCACTACACAGCGCCTCACGCGCCCTGGGGGCGCGAACACCATCCGCCAGAATTATTCGAAGATTATTACCAAAACTGTCCTTTTGAATCAACCCCCGATGAGCCCATGCACCCCCAGCAGTTGTCAAAGACGGGGTCATCGGGTTCTTTGGGATTTACAAAAGAAGAACGCAGTGAAACGCTTAGCGGATATTTTGCCGCCATGACCGCAATGGACGCCAACGTGGGCAGGTTGCTGGATTGGCTGGAAGCCAATGGACTGCGAGAAAATACACTCATCGCATTTACAAGCGACAATGGAATGAACATGGGACATCACGGAATTTACGGCAAAGGCAATGGAACATTCCCGCCAAACATGTTCGACACCTCGGTGAAAGTCCCCATGCTCTTTTCGCATCCAGGTCGCGTTCCCGAAGGCAAAGTTATTTCCTCACTGCACAGCCATTACGACATCATGCCGACCTTACTGGACTATCTCAACGTAGAAAATCCCGACTCCGATTCCCTTCCCGGACGCAGCTTTTCCGCATTGCTGGAAGGACGTGCTTTAGATAGCAACGACAAGGTGGTTGTATATGACGAATACGGTCCCACGCGAATGATCCGCACTGCGGAATGGAAGTACGTCCATCGCTATCCCTATGGACCTCATGAACTCTACGATCTGGTAAACGACCCGGATGAACGACAAAATCTGATCGCAGAACAAAAACACCAGCCCATTCGGGAATCGCTACAAGCCGATCTGGATACGTGGTTTGTGCGCTATGCCGATCCCGAGCGGGATGGCTCGCGCGAAGCCGTGATGGGCAGAGGACAGTTAGACATTGTTGGACCTGCTGCAAAGGGGCGGAAGCGGTTTGGCGATGATGTCGTTTTTGAACGCGACAACAAACGGAGGTCTTGA
- a CDS encoding glycerophosphodiester phosphodiesterase, protein MPDHPFIKKNAGVEVIAHRGGWRLWPENTLYAFQHAVDLGVDMLEMDIRSTKDDHIVVFHDETVTRTTNGNARVNDLTLAELKQLDAGYKWTADKGATFPFRGKGIVAPTLDEVFASFPHMRMTIEIKQKEPDIVEAFGNLIRRHGMQHRVLVACFDTGTLKRFRKQFPEVATSPGMTEGMIFYALCWLHLSAVYQPNVEVLQFPLKMGPINGSHPRLLSGARKNNIQVQIWTVDDESKMRMLIEKGVDGIITRRPDRLLKILGRE, encoded by the coding sequence ATGCCCGATCATCCTTTTATCAAAAAAAACGCGGGTGTTGAAGTGATCGCACACCGGGGAGGCTGGCGGTTGTGGCCCGAAAATACACTGTATGCTTTTCAACATGCCGTAGATCTCGGCGTAGATATGCTGGAAATGGATATCCGCAGTACAAAAGACGACCATATCGTGGTCTTTCACGATGAGACCGTAACGCGCACGACCAATGGCAACGCGCGTGTAAATGATCTAACACTTGCAGAATTGAAACAGTTAGATGCGGGATACAAATGGACGGCTGACAAGGGCGCGACTTTTCCCTTTCGCGGAAAAGGAATAGTAGCTCCAACGCTGGATGAAGTCTTCGCGTCTTTTCCGCACATGCGAATGACCATTGAAATCAAACAGAAAGAGCCGGATATTGTCGAGGCATTTGGCAACCTGATTCGCCGCCATGGGATGCAGCACCGCGTGCTGGTCGCGTGTTTTGACACCGGAACATTGAAGCGTTTTCGCAAGCAGTTTCCCGAAGTAGCAACATCGCCGGGCATGACGGAAGGAATGATTTTTTACGCCCTGTGCTGGCTGCACCTGAGCGCGGTTTACCAGCCCAATGTCGAAGTATTGCAGTTCCCACTAAAAATGGGACCGATAAATGGTAGCCATCCACGCCTTTTATCAGGGGCACGCAAAAACAATATACAGGTGCAAATATGGACTGTGGATGACGAATCGAAAATGCGAATGCTGATTGAAAAAGGGGTAGATGGCATCATCACTCGCCGGCCGGACCGCCTGTTAAAAATACTCGGGAGAGAATAG
- a CDS encoding GtrA family protein: MSRTFIKFALTGLSGVFVNLGSFQFLLNLGVHKLLASPVAIELSIISNFLLNNYWTFRDRALAGRKRVRGLKYNLVSLVTLVLSYGTFVLLSFLFPAVQSVILQGCAIAPATLFNYFINSLWTFREVTDERPEEQEDGTP; encoded by the coding sequence ATGTCTCGCACATTTATCAAATTTGCCCTCACGGGGTTATCGGGGGTATTCGTCAATCTCGGTTCGTTTCAATTCTTGCTCAATCTCGGTGTGCATAAGTTGCTCGCATCGCCAGTTGCAATTGAGCTGTCGATTATCTCAAATTTTCTGCTCAATAACTACTGGACCTTCCGCGATCGCGCACTGGCGGGGAGAAAGCGCGTTCGGGGTTTGAAGTACAATCTCGTTTCACTGGTGACTCTCGTGCTGAGTTATGGCACATTTGTCTTGCTTTCCTTCCTTTTTCCAGCGGTGCAATCGGTCATTTTGCAGGGGTGCGCGATTGCCCCGGCCACATTGTTTAACTATTTTATCAATTCCCTCTGGACGTTTCGCGAGGTGACAGACGAACGCCCGGAAGAACAGGAGGACGGTACGCCATGA
- a CDS encoding DUF2723 domain-containing protein: MNRVHAQDGTFNPLRDGIALAASVIGPLVLYVLTMPRTVVLEDDGLFLMAGAHLGVAHPPGYPLYTLIVYLFTQLPFGSVAFLGHLSSAVLGALTCGCVYVCARLLGASPTPARTAAWLFAASEHFWSQAIIAEVYTLNTLFFFGLYALLLYGLRQPHRTGIWIAAAGVYGLSLTNHWPLMVLSTPGLMLLVFPIWRTVYRKLPLLLGISLPCAALPYAWMVWRSHQDPLINFYGSIDTLKEFWHYFSRQGYAHIDASPSAGWSDRFGFMQWLGNEFFWQLTLPGFALAVFGLIVLFQRRQIAKAGSGLLVFLGNSIVLIALLGFDFDFFWGAIFRPYSLLCYGIAALWLGVGLQVVIDWLAERLPSKFTQRPRLKIGMAALVGTAMVAWSVHEHWRPNDRSDSDFAEHYADMQLDILPEDAVLFVFGDATGPMGYYQYIENRRPDVALYNLQGLVYGKRLYDPFLPKENKKEVLEKFTDSTERALFFPMDFDIFPNRRGRIYGFLMEVVKDGKPGTIEIKRHPRGEEYFIYLVHLQPIDRWERVRRNGLLFQYGRYLGLIYFSGDSGLLNSMQELFRLAEGSYACLIGMAGTLIEHGNNSHWEQVSAWLERAETLKYEALKKQTLARLYYLKGSLLQKQGKRVEAVASFAKSRDIYPHPGNKALEALEQYKVNFKRVNPPRRENPKPVLPFPP, from the coding sequence ATGAATCGCGTGCATGCCCAGGATGGAACATTTAATCCCTTGCGCGATGGAATCGCACTGGCCGCATCGGTTATTGGCCCGCTTGTGCTTTATGTGCTTACCATGCCGCGCACTGTTGTTCTGGAAGATGACGGCTTGTTTCTCATGGCTGGAGCACACCTCGGCGTGGCCCATCCACCGGGCTATCCGCTCTATACCCTTATCGTCTATCTGTTTACGCAATTGCCCTTTGGTAGTGTTGCTTTTCTCGGTCATTTGTCCAGCGCGGTATTGGGCGCGCTCACCTGTGGCTGCGTTTATGTGTGTGCCCGTTTGTTGGGCGCATCGCCAACCCCAGCTAGGACTGCCGCCTGGCTGTTTGCCGCTTCTGAGCATTTCTGGTCTCAGGCTATTATTGCCGAGGTTTATACGCTCAATACGCTGTTCTTTTTTGGTCTCTACGCGCTGCTTTTATACGGCCTCCGCCAGCCGCACCGCACCGGGATCTGGATTGCTGCGGCTGGCGTTTATGGATTGAGCCTGACCAACCACTGGCCGCTGATGGTGCTTTCAACGCCGGGTTTGATGTTATTGGTCTTTCCCATTTGGCGCACCGTGTATCGGAAACTGCCGTTGCTTTTGGGGATTTCCCTGCCGTGTGCGGCATTGCCCTATGCATGGATGGTCTGGCGGTCGCATCAAGATCCCCTGATCAATTTTTACGGCTCTATCGATACGTTGAAAGAATTTTGGCATTATTTCAGCCGGCAGGGCTATGCCCATATAGATGCCAGCCCCAGCGCGGGGTGGAGTGACCGCTTCGGGTTCATGCAATGGCTTGGCAACGAATTTTTTTGGCAATTGACGCTGCCGGGATTTGCACTCGCTGTGTTCGGCCTGATCGTTCTTTTTCAGCGGCGGCAGATCGCAAAAGCAGGTTCGGGATTGCTGGTATTTTTGGGCAATAGCATCGTGCTGATCGCCTTGCTGGGCTTTGATTTTGACTTTTTCTGGGGCGCGATTTTTCGGCCATATTCTCTGCTTTGTTACGGCATAGCGGCTCTGTGGCTGGGCGTTGGATTGCAGGTTGTGATCGACTGGTTGGCAGAACGGTTGCCTTCCAAATTTACCCAGAGGCCGAGACTCAAAATTGGTATGGCAGCGCTGGTGGGCACGGCGATGGTTGCGTGGTCGGTGCACGAACACTGGCGGCCCAATGATCGATCCGATAGCGACTTTGCCGAGCACTATGCAGACATGCAATTGGATATTTTGCCGGAGGACGCGGTTTTATTCGTGTTTGGCGATGCAACCGGGCCGATGGGCTATTATCAATACATCGAGAACCGCCGTCCGGATGTTGCGTTGTACAATCTTCAGGGACTCGTATATGGCAAACGCCTCTACGATCCATTTTTACCGAAAGAAAATAAGAAGGAGGTTCTGGAAAAATTCACCGATTCGACAGAACGCGCCCTCTTCTTTCCTATGGATTTCGACATTTTTCCCAACCGCCGGGGACGGATCTATGGTTTTCTCATGGAGGTGGTTAAAGATGGCAAGCCGGGTACCATAGAAATAAAACGCCATCCGCGTGGAGAGGAATATTTCATCTATCTGGTGCATTTGCAACCCATTGATCGCTGGGAGCGCGTGCGACGAAATGGATTGTTGTTCCAGTACGGTCGATATTTGGGTTTGATTTATTTTTCGGGCGATTCGGGGCTTCTCAATTCAATGCAGGAATTATTCCGCCTCGCAGAGGGTAGTTATGCCTGCCTCATCGGCATGGCCGGCACACTGATAGAGCATGGGAATAACTCGCACTGGGAACAAGTCTCGGCGTGGTTAGAGAGGGCGGAGACCCTCAAATACGAGGCATTGAAAAAGCAAACTCTGGCGCGGCTATACTACTTGAAGGGAAGCCTGCTGCAAAAACAGGGCAAGAGAGTAGAAGCTGTTGCGTCTTTTGCGAAATCCCGCGACATATATCCCCATCCCGGTAACAAGGCGCTCGAGGCCCTTGAACAATACAAGGTCAATTTCAAAAGGGTCAATCCGCCACGTCGGGAAAACCCAAAACCCGTTTTGCCGTTCCCCCCATAA
- a CDS encoding amidohydrolase yields the protein MKSGVRTAYRPNILQPLRINAQRQTAGGCSAWMRDDSMPIIDSHLHVFEKLSDEFPREVDDQCPSDRAETAEKLLEVMAANGVDQAVLTQIGGAQLAHHRYLQHCLKTYPNRFRGIGLIPRDKWDAPEDHMDRLAENGDIIGFRINEIGGPADPLSQVDVRTFTSYRIWKHAAEKNYVMWLYIRAKDAHQVAFMIQAFPEIRAVFNHLMICPGEGMFSWDAEGRPHINTPIPPMTRYSMLGLHEYPNICVHLSGQYAFSQETWPYRDLESWHKTLLSKFGADKLMWATDFPWILEDPGYDKLVQVIDELLPDLNAQQKAEIMGGTAKRVLGFPDVAD from the coding sequence ATGAAAAGTGGAGTAAGGACCGCATATCGACCAAACATTTTGCAGCCATTGCGGATAAATGCACAACGCCAGACCGCAGGCGGTTGTTCAGCCTGGATGAGAGATGATAGCATGCCAATTATTGACTCGCACCTGCATGTATTTGAAAAACTGTCGGACGAATTTCCCCGAGAGGTGGATGATCAGTGTCCCTCAGATAGGGCAGAGACAGCAGAAAAATTATTGGAGGTCATGGCGGCCAATGGGGTCGATCAGGCCGTGCTGACGCAGATTGGCGGTGCGCAATTGGCGCACCATCGGTACTTACAGCATTGTTTAAAGACTTATCCCAATCGCTTCCGAGGAATTGGGTTGATTCCTCGAGACAAATGGGACGCACCGGAAGACCACATGGATCGGTTGGCTGAAAATGGGGATATTATCGGATTCAGGATTAACGAAATTGGCGGACCTGCCGATCCCCTATCCCAAGTGGATGTACGAACATTTACTTCGTATCGCATCTGGAAACACGCGGCTGAAAAAAACTACGTGATGTGGCTGTATATCCGGGCGAAAGACGCACATCAAGTCGCCTTTATGATTCAGGCATTTCCTGAAATTCGCGCCGTGTTTAACCACCTGATGATCTGTCCAGGCGAAGGAATGTTTTCGTGGGATGCCGAAGGCCGCCCGCACATCAATACCCCCATACCGCCGATGACGCGCTACTCGATGCTGGGCTTGCACGAATACCCCAATATCTGCGTACATCTATCGGGACAATATGCATTTAGCCAGGAGACATGGCCCTATCGCGACCTGGAGAGCTGGCACAAAACATTGCTTTCCAAGTTCGGCGCAGACAAATTGATGTGGGCGACGGATTTCCCCTGGATTTTGGAAGATCCGGGGTATGATAAGTTGGTGCAGGTAATCGATGAATTATTGCCGGATTTAAACGCGCAGCAAAAAGCAGAGATTATGGGGGGAACGGCAAAACGGGTTTTGGGTTTTCCCGACGTGGCGGATTGA
- a CDS encoding phytanoyl-CoA dioxygenase family protein yields the protein MFDFAAFVQLIVRGGYMVLRTTCQEMCMRRPTDAERQEWEDNGVLFLEKAILGEDLARLQTTFDRCAAEARREWLEGIAKGTRPAAHFDIPKPLEKDDVFIDLIDYPGWYGFLMDFADEDLILLAPQIRTLPVSPISYVGWHPDVPHTTPLHMKVQIYIEDVPADGGAFGYVPGSHKPDVGPCPLVRPLDSMPGHKVYPGKAGDAVLFNSYGWHTAMVNRTLKPRKSIILIYEKWSKDRISTKHFAAIADKCTTPDRRRLFSLDER from the coding sequence TTGTTTGACTTCGCCGCTTTTGTCCAATTAATTGTTCGCGGCGGGTATATGGTATTGCGAACCACTTGTCAGGAGATGTGTATGAGACGGCCAACAGATGCTGAACGGCAGGAATGGGAAGATAACGGCGTGTTGTTTTTAGAAAAAGCAATTTTAGGAGAAGACCTCGCGCGGTTACAGACGACATTTGACCGATGTGCCGCCGAGGCCAGGCGCGAATGGTTGGAGGGAATTGCAAAAGGCACGCGTCCCGCGGCCCATTTTGATATTCCAAAGCCATTGGAAAAGGACGACGTATTTATTGACCTGATTGATTATCCGGGCTGGTACGGGTTTTTGATGGATTTTGCCGATGAAGATCTGATCTTGCTCGCGCCGCAAATAAGAACTCTGCCGGTCTCACCCATCAGTTATGTGGGCTGGCATCCGGATGTGCCGCATACGACACCACTCCATATGAAGGTACAGATTTATATTGAAGATGTTCCGGCCGATGGCGGAGCATTTGGGTATGTACCGGGCAGTCATAAACCCGATGTCGGGCCGTGTCCTCTGGTTCGTCCATTGGATTCGATGCCGGGGCACAAAGTGTATCCGGGCAAAGCTGGCGATGCGGTATTATTCAATTCTTATGGATGGCATACCGCAATGGTCAACCGCACGTTAAAGCCGCGCAAGTCGATTATCCTCATCTATGAAAAGTGGAGTAAGGACCGCATATCGACCAAACATTTTGCAGCCATTGCGGATAAATGCACAACGCCAGACCGCAGGCGGTTGTTCAGCCTGGATGAGAGATGA
- a CDS encoding DegT/DnrJ/EryC1/StrS family aminotransferase, with the protein MNDKLALYGGEKTRTDPFPSRTPFGKKEEELLLDAVRSQNLFGKSGTYVKDFEKQFAEFYGMEHAQSSTSGTAAIHLAVGVVDPEPGDEIITAPITDPGSVMPILIQNAVPVFADVDPLTMNMTPESIEANITDRTRAIILVHLFGRPCNVEEVVKIAEKYHITLIEDCSQCHATKYKGRYVGTFGHMGCFSLQQSKHMTTGDGGMTVTHDRETYIRLKLFSDKGWDYQYMADRDHAFVAPNYRMTEMQGAVGLAQLEKVRGVVERRHELGALLCELIADAPGITPVPLEGDREVSWWNFVFHVTGHDPDEFCKAVRAEGVSMGAHYIKDPIFMRGNYLTEKRTYGNSGFPFHHGVTSREYNYGPELVPGAVQALNTVVVWGLHEHLDENDIRDTAAAINKVANGLGR; encoded by the coding sequence ATGAATGACAAATTAGCTCTCTACGGCGGGGAAAAAACGCGCACAGATCCCTTTCCCTCGCGCACGCCATTTGGAAAAAAAGAAGAAGAATTGTTATTGGACGCCGTGCGCAGTCAAAATTTGTTTGGCAAGAGCGGCACCTATGTCAAAGATTTTGAAAAGCAATTTGCCGAATTTTACGGAATGGAACATGCACAAAGTTCGACGAGCGGCACGGCGGCCATTCACCTGGCAGTGGGCGTTGTCGATCCCGAACCGGGGGACGAAATCATCACCGCGCCCATTACCGATCCGGGCAGCGTAATGCCCATTTTGATTCAAAATGCCGTGCCCGTATTTGCCGACGTCGATCCCCTGACAATGAACATGACACCCGAATCAATTGAAGCAAATATTACAGACCGAACGCGCGCAATCATCCTCGTACACTTGTTTGGGCGCCCCTGCAATGTCGAAGAAGTGGTAAAAATTGCGGAAAAATACCATATTACGCTAATCGAAGATTGCAGCCAGTGTCACGCCACCAAATACAAAGGTCGCTATGTGGGAACTTTTGGGCACATGGGTTGTTTTAGCTTGCAGCAGTCCAAACACATGACCACGGGCGATGGCGGAATGACTGTCACACATGACCGAGAAACCTATATTCGCCTCAAGCTGTTCTCCGATAAAGGATGGGATTATCAATATATGGCCGATCGCGATCACGCTTTTGTCGCACCCAACTATCGCATGACCGAGATGCAGGGCGCGGTTGGCCTCGCGCAGTTGGAAAAGGTGCGCGGCGTGGTCGAAAGACGCCACGAATTGGGCGCGTTGCTGTGTGAACTCATTGCCGATGCGCCGGGAATAACGCCCGTTCCTCTCGAGGGAGACCGCGAGGTTTCGTGGTGGAATTTTGTTTTTCACGTCACGGGCCACGATCCCGATGAATTTTGCAAAGCCGTGCGTGCCGAAGGCGTATCTATGGGGGCGCATTATATCAAAGACCCGATATTTATGCGCGGGAATTATCTGACCGAAAAACGCACCTATGGAAATAGCGGATTCCCCTTTCACCACGGCGTAACAAGCCGCGAATATAACTACGGTCCGGAACTCGTTCCAGGCGCAGTACAGGCATTGAATACAGTTGTCGTATGGGGTTTGCACGAGCACCTCGACGAAAACGACATCCGCGACACCGCCGCCGCAATCAACAAAGTCGCAAACGGCCTGGGCAGATAG